The nucleotide sequence TGGGCAGGGGCGTAAAATAGGGCGATCGGACACTACGGAGATCCGAGACCCGCCTGGTCGGCAAGGAGATTGAGGTGGTGGTCGCCGGTGGAGCGATAGACTTTGTCCTCTTCAGCCGCTCCACTCCCGGTGGCAGGATGCGGTCCAGTTCGCGCATCGTCATCTCCAAGTCCAGATAGGTAATGGCCGACATCAGTATTCTTTCGCTGTAGGCGAAACCAGCTCCTTTGTAGCATGCCTCCAGAAGAAAGTAGAGAAAGGCCAAATCGCTGCCCCGGCAAACACCTAACAACTTTCGCAGCATCCGCACCTTAACCATGGGAGTGACTCCCAAACGATTCAGGCAGAACTGGGTGCGGTACACAGTCGCCTCGGCATGATCGTCCCGGATGGAGAACTCCAAAGCGAGAATGGCCTGCACCTGAAAGTCGGACAGATTGGTGAACCATGTGGCCCCCACCTGCGCTGGCATGTCCCGCATGTTTTActtctttaataaataatgtttaaatatttttatgttttaaaggCTTGGTAAAATcacttaaaattttgattGATGCTGTGTATGTTAAGGCTTAAGGTTTAGTAAAAACTGGACTATGCCATTGTTCTGGTTACATGAAGTCGGTTTTCAACGCCAACTTCTCGTTTTTAGTGCCCAAAAATTGCCTATTTATTATAGCCCCAACTTTAAGGTTAAAGTCCTCAAAATGTTTACTTTCATAGAAGAACCAAAGGAAATACTTAAGAGTCTGccatacattttaaataacttcaataaaaaaatcagCAACTGATGAATACACTTTCGCATCCATCTCTCAACCCTTCCACACTCAATTGACACGCCCCACACTTATCGGCGATGATTGAGGCAATTGCATCGTTATCTGAGACTGCATTGAAAAGCCATTAATTTGCCACCTTCCATCAGGCAACAGGTGGAATCCCGTGTTGTTGCCTCCGGCattgcttttcttttttttagccaCCATACAATACCATACCACACCGTACCATATCGTACCCATTTCCCGTCCTGACAACTGACAATGATGGATTAGCTTATCAGAACGGGTCGGGACATTCATTTGCTCTTTGTTTCACAGTTCATGGCAGGACTCACACCACCGCTCCCATGGGAACTAATAACTTTATCCGTCATCAGAGCGAAATATAATAGAGTAATTTTCTGTGTGACGCGCCAGGATAATTGGCTGGTCTTGGACTCGGACTTGACCATATGTCGCTGCACTTGCAATCAGATAAACTGCGGCAGGAGGGCAGGAGGTGTGGAGGTCCACTCCGCAGACTGTTGAGGTCACCAGAAGAATGGGCAAATCACATAAATTACTTTATGATGGCGCTGGGGCCATGAATCTGGTGAGAGAGGAAAAACTTTCTTTTGGACCGGCACATGTGGTCACGGAaggcagaaaaaaaataaataaaagagtGGCAACTTCCAGACTGCCGCAAGGAAGCAACAAAAGTCATTTCGAAGTTATTACCCTTCCTACCCCAACCCCAGAAAcccctatatatatatagagagTTAAAGCCTGGTCAGTCAGTTGCCGTTTGTTTGTCGCTTCATAAAAAATAGCAAAGAAGGcgagaaaacaaaagttttccTCCTTTTGCTCTACGAACTTTTGTCAGCCTCGCTCTGTGATAAAGTTTTCCcctttctattttattttttggccaatttttatttgtgacTAACCATTCACAGAGTTTTGCTTTTTTTGCTGCTGCCGAAATAAGTTTGCAATTCAAGGAACTTGCATGAAAAATgcaatttcaaataaaatttaagtttttcaGTTACCCCTGCTGGCGCAATATGCAAAtgattaaatttgaaaatattaaccTCTGGGGGGCTTGAACAAAAGTGGAAAGAAGTAAGTGGATTGTTTCGTTTAAATTGGGTTGGACCCAAAATAAGATACTTTTGAAATAACATTCAATCATTCAATCTAGGGTCGAACAAAAAAATTCATTGTTATGAAGAAACAATATGCAGTCCAATATGAGAAGAGTGAAAAGATGGAGCCTTCCCCAGATGCGGGTAGAGTTTGAAGGACCTTCGAGATTACTTCTTAACTTATTTCGTTACAGATAAGGGCAATCTGATGATTGAGAAGTTAGCCGTGTTTTTATCCTGGTTTTGTGTAGTGATATTTTTCCCTTTCTCGATATGCTGTGGCCTATATGTGGTTAGGGAGTTTAAGAGGATTGTGGTATTCCGATTGGGTCGTCTCAGGTGAAGTTCCTAACTTCTCTAATGCACGATCTATGATCTCAATTCCACTTTTAGAGGTTGCTCAGGTCCAGGTCTGGTATTTCTGCTTCCCTGCATCGACTCGTTCAGAACGGTGGATATTCGTACGTGTGTTATTGATTCCGATCCCCAGGATATGCTTACCAAGGACTCAGTGACGATAACGGTGAATGTAGCTGTGTACCACTACGTGTTCAACCCCATCGACTGGTTTATCAAGGTGGACGATGGAAATGATGCCATAAAAAGAATTTCCCAGGTCACTCTGCGTAGCATTGTCGGATCCAAGAAACTGCACGAAATATTGACCTCCAGGGAGCAACTATCGCAGGAAATCCAGGATGCCTTGGCCGGGATCACCACTCGTTGGGGAGCTCGGGTTACGCGAGTGGGCCTGTAAGATAACCCCTCTTCTGTAATTGACCCCTAATTCTGGTAACGTGTTCGGTAGGTTGGAAATCATCATACCAAGTAGTTTGGAGCGCTCCCTGGCAGCCGAAGCGAAGGCATCAAGGGAAGCACGAGCCAAGATCATTTTGGCCGAGGGTGAAGCCAAAGCTTCACAGGCCCTAAAAGAATGCTCTGATGTGATGTCCACGAACCAAATTACCCTACAAGTAATATcttgatatttattatttgtaagGATTCCAACAATCCTAACTTTGTTTATCAAACATAGTTGAGGCATCTGCAGATTCTCTCATCAATGGCAAAAGAACGTAGGGTAAATGTCATTTTCCCCATTCCCTTGGAAATAATGGAACCATTTCAGGATGGGAAGGAGTCGTCGAATGCAGCCCAAGACGACGATGATGGAGGGGATAAGTATGAGCAATCTGATAAGCTGAACTTATACTCACCAAAAGTCTACATCATCGGTCCACCACCGGTTGCGTTCCCcgatcccaatcccaatcccaatccccaTCCCGAACCTGAACCTGAACCTGAACCTGAACTCGATCCCAAATCAGGTACTGATAATGGGTTAAGGTCTTCTGACCATAGGGGATACCAAGAGGCAAGTCCCAAAGAAGCAACTAATAGGGAGAACGTAGATGAGACCAGACCTGGCCGATCTTGGCAGTGGCCACCATTCTTCAGACCCTCGCGAAGACCTGATAACAGCGAACAACCATCTGGCAGTCGAAGAGCTCCCATTGAAGATGACCAACGACCTGCCAGCAGAGGAACTAATCTAACTGATGGAATCGAACCTTATCCACTTTTGACTAAGCCTCCAGCCCGATCCAGTTCGCCCTCTACAAAGCAATCTTCTATTCCCATTCCTCCTCGTCCTGATCCCCCGGCACTTCCTCCGGTTCCATCTCATCCGACGCTTCCTCCCATTCCACCCCATCCAACTCTACCTCCCCTCCCAGATCGACCCACACCTCCTCCAAAATCTACTTCCTCAACTGAAGAAAAAGATCCAAAAGTAACGAAGCCCGacaaaaattattatttttaggtAATGcctataaaaatatatgtggGAACTATGTTTTAAgtaaactaaaataaatgtacGTCATGAATTTTATTTCAATGTCAGTTTCATATGTGAACTTTTTAACAAGAACGCtaccatttttttaattgtgaATCAAAAATAATACAGGTATATAAAAATGTCCAACGTCAAAGAAGTATGCAATGCTGGAGatgaatttaaatggaattCAGAAGGAAGCAACCTTAAAGAACCGAAGAATCAAATGATTACTTCCCAGGAATGCATGCAGCTGAAAAGAGATCTGGAGTCCGCCGATAGTCAGGATGAGTTCGAAGTTAGTCCCATGATCCTTTGTCTGATGTTAACCTTTCTGCTTTTTGTGATCGGCTTCTGGATCTGGCTGATATCGGGAAGCTGCCTTTTTGCCCAACCCGAGGAGGTTGAGAAAAAAGACGAGAAAAGACAACGTTTTTCCGGGGGTTCAACTCCGAGTTCCAAATCTCCAAATGTTCGTTTTGTGGATGAACCTAATCACAACAAAGCTTCTTCGACTAGCAGACTCCAAAAAGGCAGCTCCAATATCTCGCCAAGAATCAATATGACCCCGCTATTTTGGAAAAGTAGTCCCATGGGCGTTTGTCGCGATATTTCTTACGAAGAAGGCAACCAAGGCATTTTTAAGGCTAACTACTGTACTTTAATGCAATTGCCAGAAACATCGCCAATTTTAGTTCATACAGCCGCAGAAACTGAGTCGGGAGCTATTACAGAAACCATATCGGTATCATCAATACAGAGGGGCACAAAATCTTCCCCCACTTGCAGCGGTCTAAGAACCTCAGGGTTAAGGAATAATAGGGGACTGGACGTACCGTCTATTCAAGCTGTAGCTGGTTCACCATTAAACTATGACAGTATGCCCCCGAACATTGGGAGGGAAAGCTCTTCACCCAAAAGGAAGTACACTATAAAGTGGGCCAATTTAATGAGGCGCGGTCGAAAGAATCTCTCCGAAACTTAAGGTCCTCagtaaatttatatttatttgttaaatggGTGAAATGTTAGTTGTtttgataaaaaaatataattcaacaATTATTAAAACTGATCATCTTATATTGTATATAATTCCAgtttacaaatttaatttaaaaacactatTATATAACACtcatattatatttaaaattgtattgtATTTACTTTATAAGATCCAAAATATAGTAAGGATCTTCAACATTTATGAGATCACAAAGATTTGACTGAAATCTTTTATACCATAATGTTTCAGTATGACAACTATTAGATGTCATTTTAGGTAACATATTAAAAGAACTTCAGCAAGccaaagaaaaataataaaacaaaaagtgTTTCTCGAAAATATTCATCTTTCAAGTAATAAGAATGAATCCAGCGTGCAGGATGAACCTGGAAAGCAGGGAGTGCCAGGATTGGATGAACGAGGTGTGTGCCCACTGTGCCCACCTGCTGCCCAGTTCGGAGGAGGCGGAGCTCTGGGACAAATGGTGGTCGGATGAGTTGCCCGCTCCCTTCAAGACCCGGGTTAATCTAATGTCCGCCTACGACTGCCACAAGCTGCGCAAGGAGGTGGCACGCCAGGTGATGGCCCACGGGGATGGTGAGTGGTACGAGGACGTGGGCAATCCAGTCTCCTGGACCGTTGCCCATCTGATCCTCATGATCCTGGTGATGGCTTCTGCTGTGATAGCCATGATATTTGCCTTGAAAATGTTATACGATGGAATGAGACGATGGTCAAGGGGAGTCAAATGTCCACCAAAAGAGGTGATGCGCGCGAAGAAAACTCCGCCACCTactcctcctcctgctccgGCTGATGTGGAGACCCCCGTCCAGAAAAATCCCTGCAAGCCCACTAAGCAGCCCAAATCCTTTATCTCCTTCGGCCGGAGCAGCGACCCACGTACTCGTTTTGGCCCTTACAAGAACCAGAAGCTAGTCAAGACCGCCTCCATGCCGGAATGCCAGCTGGAGGAGTTCAAACCCAGCAAGTCCAATTCCAAGACCAAGTCAAAATCAAATCCAACACCCCGAACGGATGAGCAAAGCGACCAGCACGTCGAACGGCAATCGGCGAAAAACAAATCGGCCACAAAATAACCGTCCTGGGAGCCTGAGTTCTGGCcaaaaaaatcgaaaacaaATTCGAAGGCTGTCGGAGCTGTGCTCAATCGCGGATAAGATTTATGAAATGTGTTCCGCCCCGATTTGTTCTCTTTTTCCTGGTTCGCTTCTGGGCGTTTTCGGTTTCCTTTTTTACGTAGCCGTGCAGCGGcgaaacacaaaaacaaataaatattcagATGGTGGCACAGTGTTCCAAAACTAGACTAAAAATGCTATGAAATAACTTCCCacatatgttttttaaattattaaaataataaataagaagtatacattttaaaaaatgatgGCCGACTTAAAGTCTTCAGAGATTTAATGTACTTTTATCTATTTCACTTTCATAAAAATGTTCATGTAATGACAATAACCAAAAAAGATGTATACCtaaatcaattaaatattCGAAGGTAATGAAccatttttaactttaaacgAACCAAAGATGATATGATACGATATGATCATTTACCTATATTCTCTTTTTTCAATCATGTTTTCCCCATGTTAGAATTACAGAAAATACTTTTGATTAGCTTAATCCCACTATGGGAAAGCTCTTTCGGTGGCGGTTTCgggatcgggatcgggatTCGGACCCAAAAACATGCATGCCCGTACATTTGGCCCGTATGACCTCAGAGAAGTGGCTGGCCAAGTGTTGTTCCTGGCAGCGTATCAACATTTTGCCTATAAATACGGCGGATGTCGTTAATCTCAAATGCGagcaatttttaaaaatgcatGGGGTATTGTTTATCGCACGGATGGGTGGATGTTTCGGAGGTCGTAGTTCGGGGTTCGGGGTTGTCCGCACGAAGAGAATGAGTGAGTGTCAGAGTGCATGAGATGGgcaataaaaaaacaattgcattaaatttcaattgaatGCACACTCAAATGGAAATTGTTGCAAACAATTTAGacaaaatgcatttgaatttACGGTATGTCTAAATGATGGCTCAAATTATGGCTGTCAGTCGAGATTTATATGCCATTTTCCGCCGCTGCGCCggcatttgttttttatttaatgaatttatttgCGGATTGGGCATGGCAATCGAATCGTATATATTCCGAAGCTGGTGTGTCGCAGCAGGCGTGGCACTTAAATCACGGCCGCAACTGTagcgaaataaaaaaaacttttacaATTCTGTATGTTTGTTTGGATTGTTTGTTCGTTTGTT is from Drosophila suzukii chromosome 3, CBGP_Dsuzu_IsoJpt1.0, whole genome shotgun sequence and encodes:
- the LOC108019260 gene encoding uncharacterized protein produces the protein MNPACRMNLESRECQDWMNEVCAHCAHLLPSSEEAELWDKWWSDELPAPFKTRVNLMSAYDCHKLRKEVARQVMAHGDGEWYEDVGNPVSWTVAHLILMILVMASAVIAMIFALKMLYDGMRRWSRGVKCPPKEVMRAKKTPPPTPPPAPADVETPVQKNPCKPTKQPKSFISFGRSSDPRTRFGPYKNQKLVKTASMPECQLEEFKPSKSNSKTKSKSNPTPRTDEQSDQHVERQSAKNKSATK
- the LOC118877812 gene encoding uncharacterized protein, encoding MSNVKEVCNAGDEFKWNSEGSNLKEPKNQMITSQECMQLKRDLESADSQDEFEVSPMILCLMLTFLLFVIGFWIWLISGSCLFAQPEEVEKKDEKRQRFSGGSTPSSKSPNVRFVDEPNHNKASSTSRLQKGSSNISPRINMTPLFWKSSPMGVCRDISYEEGNQGIFKANYCTLMQLPETSPILVHTAAETESGAITETISVSSIQRGTKSSPTCSGLRTSGLRNNRGLDVPSIQAVAGSPLNYDSMPPNIGRESSSPKRKYTIKWANLMRRGRKNLSET
- the LOC108014332 gene encoding band 7 protein AGAP004871 isoform X3, translating into MKKQYAVQYEKSEKMEPSPDADKGNLMIEKLAVFLSWFCVVIFFPFSICCGLYVVREFKRIVVFRLGRLRGCSGPGLVFLLPCIDSFRTVDIRTCVIDSDPQDMLTKDSVTITVNVAVYHYVFNPIDWFIKVDDGNDAIKRISQVTLRSIVGSKKLHEILTSREQLSQEIQDALAGITTRWGARVTRVGLLEIIIPSSLERSLAAEAKASREARAKIILAEGEAKASQALKECSDVMSTNQITLQLRHLQILSSMAKERRVNVIFPIPLEIMEPFQDGKESSNAAQDDDDGGDKYEQSDKLNLYSPKVYIIGPPPVAFPDPNPNPNPQSPKEATNRENVDETRPGRSWQWPPFFRPSRRPDNSEQPSGSRRAPIEDDQRPASRGTNLTDGIEPYPLLTKPPARSSSPSTKQSSIPIPPRPDPPALPPVPSHPTLPPIPPHPTLPPLPDRPTPPPKSTSSTEEKDPKVTKPDKNYYF
- the LOC108014332 gene encoding band 7 protein AGAP004871 isoform X1 translates to MKKQYAVQYEKSEKMEPSPDADKGNLMIEKLAVFLSWFCVVIFFPFSICCGLYVVREFKRIVVFRLGRLRGCSGPGLVFLLPCIDSFRTVDIRTCVIDSDPQDMLTKDSVTITVNVAVYHYVFNPIDWFIKVDDGNDAIKRISQVTLRSIVGSKKLHEILTSREQLSQEIQDALAGITTRWGARVTRVGLLEIIIPSSLERSLAAEAKASREARAKIILAEGEAKASQALKECSDVMSTNQITLQLRHLQILSSMAKERRVNVIFPIPLEIMEPFQDGKESSNAAQDDDDGGDKY
- the LOC108014332 gene encoding protein unc-1 isoform X2, giving the protein MKKQYAVQYEKSEKMEPSPDADKGNLMIEKLAVFLSWFCVVIFFPFSICCGLYVVREFKRIVVFRLGRLRGCSGPGLVFLLPCIDSFRTVDIRTCVIDSDPQDMLTKDSVTITVNVAVYHYVFNPIDWFIKVDDGNDAIKRISQVTLRSIVGSKKLHEILTSREQLSQEIQDALAGITTRWGARVTRVGLLEIIIPSSLERSLAAEAKASREARAKIILAEGEAKASQALKECSDVMSTNQITLQLRHLQILSSMAKERWEGVVECSPRRR